The following coding sequences are from one Leptospira mayottensis 200901116 window:
- a CDS encoding MBOAT family O-acyltransferase yields the protein MLFNSLSFLLFFIAFCLIYFRLGLTGQNRLLFFGGLFFYGFWKPEMVLLLLFCISFNFAGGIWLGRSSEYHQKRIFVFLIVLNLGILIFFKYILFLLSVWNDILGTLFSFSILTFPEILLPVGISFYTFHNISYLSDIRSGKIKPCSNFIHFGVYDLFFPLLLAGPIERPDSLLPQIEAERAVAEDGFVSGAVLFFWGIFKKVFIGDHLLLFTDKAMEPGIQLPSGMVLWIAFSFAFQVYADFSGYTDAARGLAKILGFKLSLNFNFPFISSSPSEFWKRWHISLSTWLRDYLYIPLGGNRISLFRQNLNLMIVWILGGLWHGATYGYLVWGFYCGLQVVVYNLMQKYVLLLVPKKIKIFEYFIKLMGILSTFWMFALGLLLFQVHSPGELWGLILNATAGFYWNPVFGAKLFFLLLPLIIVEFWMIIWGGTDPFLEKIVSSPLRWGSLSFGIGILFCLFGLFEKREFFYFQF from the coding sequence ATGTTATTCAATTCTCTGAGTTTCCTTCTTTTTTTTATCGCTTTTTGTCTGATCTACTTTCGTCTCGGATTAACGGGACAGAACCGGCTTTTATTTTTCGGAGGTCTGTTCTTTTACGGGTTTTGGAAGCCGGAGATGGTTCTACTTCTGCTCTTTTGTATTTCCTTCAATTTTGCCGGAGGAATTTGGCTCGGTCGTTCGTCGGAATATCATCAAAAGAGGATCTTCGTCTTTTTGATTGTTTTAAATCTGGGAATACTGATCTTTTTCAAGTATATTCTATTTTTATTAAGTGTTTGGAACGATATATTGGGAACTTTGTTTTCGTTTTCGATTCTTACTTTTCCTGAAATTCTTTTACCCGTTGGGATTTCGTTTTATACATTTCATAATATCAGCTATCTTTCGGATATTCGATCCGGAAAAATAAAACCCTGTTCTAATTTCATTCATTTCGGAGTTTATGATTTATTTTTTCCATTGTTGCTTGCCGGGCCGATCGAAAGGCCGGATTCTTTGTTGCCTCAAATTGAAGCGGAGCGTGCGGTCGCGGAAGACGGGTTTGTTTCCGGTGCGGTTCTATTTTTTTGGGGAATTTTTAAAAAGGTATTTATCGGGGATCATCTTTTGTTGTTTACCGATAAGGCGATGGAACCTGGAATTCAACTTCCTTCCGGCATGGTTCTTTGGATTGCTTTCTCTTTTGCGTTTCAAGTCTATGCCGATTTTAGCGGATATACGGATGCCGCTCGAGGGCTTGCGAAAATATTGGGTTTTAAACTTTCCCTGAATTTCAATTTTCCATTCATTTCGTCGAGCCCGTCCGAATTTTGGAAACGATGGCATATTTCTCTTTCGACATGGCTTAGAGATTATCTTTATATTCCTCTCGGGGGAAATCGGATTTCTTTATTTCGTCAAAATTTGAATTTGATGATCGTCTGGATTTTGGGAGGACTTTGGCATGGAGCCACGTACGGATATTTGGTATGGGGATTTTACTGTGGTTTACAGGTAGTCGTTTATAATTTGATGCAAAAATACGTTTTATTATTGGTTCCAAAAAAAATTAAAATATTTGAATATTTTATAAAACTAATGGGTATCTTGTCTACGTTCTGGATGTTTGCGCTTGGGCTGCTCTTGTTTCAGGTGCATTCCCCTGGCGAACTTTGGGGATTGATTTTGAATGCAACCGCGGGATTTTATTGGAACCCTGTATTTGGAGCCAAGTTGTTTTTTCTTTTGTTGCCGTTGATTATTGTAGAATTTTGGATGATCATTTGGGGAGGAACGGATCCGTTTTTAGAAAAAATCGTTTCGAGTCCGTTGCGGTGGGGTTCATTGTCTTTTGGGATTGGAATTTTATTTTGTCTTTTCGGACTTTTTGAAAAAAGGGAATTCTTCTACTTTCAGTTTTAA